One Rosa chinensis cultivar Old Blush chromosome 5, RchiOBHm-V2, whole genome shotgun sequence genomic region harbors:
- the LOC112164093 gene encoding 26S proteasome regulatory subunit 4 homolog A-like — MGQGTPGGLNRQGLPGDRKPNGNDKKEKKFEPVAPPARVGLKQRKQKGPEAAARLPTVTPLTKCKLWLLKLERIKDYLLMEEEFVTNQEWLKPEEEKAEEDRSKVDDLRASPMSVGNLEELIDENHAIVSSTVGPEYYVEVLSFVDKDQLEPGCAILMHNKLNLGVDESILCLY, encoded by the exons ATGGGTCAGGGAACTCCGGGCGGTTTGAACCGGCAAGGCCTACCGGGCGACCGAAAGCCCAACGGCAACgacaagaaggagaagaagttcGAGCCGGTGGCTCCGCCGGCCCGAGTGGGCCTCAAGCAGCGGAAACAGAAGGGTCCAGAAGCGGCGGCGAGGCTTCCGACGGTGACGCCGCTGACCAAGTGCAAGCTCTGGCTACTGAAGCTGGAGCGGATTAAGGATTACCTGCTTATGGAGGAGGAGTTTGTGACGAACCAGGAGTGGCTGAAGCCTGAGGAGGAGAAGGCCGAGGAGGACAGATCTAAGGTCGACGATCTACGTGCCTCACCCATGAGTGTCGGCAATCTCGAGGAGCTGATCGACGAGAACCACGCGATTGTTTCGTCGACGGTAGGGCCCGAGTACTATGTGGAGGTCCTCTCCTTTGTCGATAAGGACCAGTTGGAGCCTGGGTGCGCCATTTTGATGCACAATAAG CTTAATCTTGGTGTGGATGAGAGTATACTCTGTTTGTATTGA
- the LOC112164091 gene encoding acyltransferase-like protein At3g26840, chloroplastic, with protein sequence MASNALHLFPSRFSSILRCNLTSSFSINPSKMTRRLAVSTRRTSSMTATGENKSQPLEQERVSLKNFFDQAKDLVTSDVGPPHWFSPLDCGHPLHNSPLLLFLPGIDGTGLGLIMHHQKLGKIFEVLCLHIPPKDRTPFTDLVKLVERTIRSEHHRSPNRPIYLVGESLGACISLSVASRNPDIDLVLILANPATSFSRSPLQPILPLLQFMANLPNHSLPHVVSSTAGAMADLDKGVGVGAELLLTSFDPSLLLYYATALHNSNLQVLADILPIQTLLWKLEMINSASPYANSRLHAVKAQTLILSSGRDPLLPSQKEGLRLQRLLANCEICTFQDCSHFLFLEDAFDLVTVIKQVGVYRRSKERDFVSDYIPPSPSELRTLRDNNRWINIMSPVMLSTLADGTILWEQKGIHLRGIAHPMMFMKLKQGNLVELPFSDYFRLMGAVPVSGKNFFKLLSTKSHILLYPGGIREALHRKGEAYMLFWPERSEFVRMAARFGAKIVPFGTVGEDDFFDILLDYEDQMKIPFLKKYIDALSDEVGKLRTTVDGEVGNQDVYFPGILPKYPGRFYYFFGKTIETDGRKQELRDRQKAQELYLQVKSEVENCIAYLQEKRESDPYRSLVSRLLFQARHGFTSEVPAFDLD encoded by the exons ATGGCCTCCAACGCCCTTCATCTCTTCCCCAGCCGCTTTTCATCCATTCTCCGATGTAATTTGACGTCGAGTTTCTCGATCAATCCTTCTAAGATGACCAGAAGGTTAGCCGTCTCCACACGCCGCACGTCTAGCATGACCGCAACTGGAGAGAACAAGAGCCAACCTTTGGAACAAGAGCGTGTGAGCTTAAAGAATTTTTTTGACCAAGCCAAGGATCTTGTCACATCAGATGTCGGACCACCTCACTGGTTCTCACCTTTAGACTGCGGTCACCCCTTACACAATTCCCCCTTGCTTCTCTTTTTGCCGG GAATTGATGGCACTGGACTTGGACTTATAATGCATCATCAGAAACTTGGAAA GATTTTTGAGGTCTTGTGCTTGCATATTCCTCCTAAGGATCGAACACCATTTACag ACTTAGTGAAGCTGGTTGAGAGAACAATTCGATCAGAGCATCATCGGTCACCTAATAGACCTATATATCTTGTTGGAGAATCTCTTGGAGCATGCATTTCACTATCTGTGGCATCCCGTAACCCTGATATCGACCTTGTTCTAATTTTAGCAAATCCGG CAACGTCCTTCAGCAGGTCACCACTTCAACCCATATTACCATTACTGCAGTTCATGGCCAACTTACCCAATCATAGTCTTCCTCATGTAGTGAGTTCAACGGCAG GTGCAATGGCTGATTTAGATAAGGGAGTTGGTGTTGGGGCTGAGCTATTACTCACCTCCTTTGATCCAAGCTTGCTGCTTTATTATGCAACTGCTCTTCACAACTCCAATCTGCAG GTTCTTGCTGATATCTTACCAATACAAACACTTCTGTGGAAGCTAGAAATGATTAATTCAGCTTCACCGTATGCCAATTCACGCCTCCATGCTGTGAAAGCTCAAACGCTGATACTTTCCAG TGGAAGGGATCCATTGCTACCTAGTCAAAAGGAAGGTCTAAGACTCCAACGGCTGCTAGCGAATTGCGAGATCTGTACGTTTCAAGACTGCAGCCATTTCCTCTTCTTG GAAGATGCTTTTGATTTGGTAACTGTCATCAAGCAGGTTGGTGTCTATCGTCGTTCAAAAGAACGAGATTTTGTTTCGGATTACATACCACCATCCCCTTCCGAATTAAGAACTTTACGGGACAATAACAG GTGGATTAACATCATGAGCCCAGTGATGCTCTCAACTTTAGCAGATGGGACAATA TTGTGGGAACAAAAAGGCATCCATCTGCGAGGGATAGCACATCCAATGATGTTTATGAAATTGAAACAAGGAAATTTAGTTGAGTTACCCTTTTCCGACTATTTCAGACTGATGGGTGCTGTTCCTGTCTCGGGAAAAAACTTTTTCAAGCTACTCTCTACAAAGTCTCATATCTTACTGTATCCTGGTGGAATTCGTGAGGCTCTTCACAGAAAG GGGGAAGCATACATGTTATTCTGGCCAGAACGGTCAGAGTTTGTGAGGATGGCAGCTAGATTTGGAGCGAAAATCGTACCTTTTGGTACAGTTGGAGAAGATGATTTTTTTGAC ATATTACTCGATTATGAAGACCAGATGAAAATTCCTTTCCTCAAGAAATATATAGATGCATTATCGGATGAAGTTGGAAAGCTGAG GACTACCGTTGATGGGGAGGTAGGAAACCAAGATGTATACTTCCCAGGAATTCTACCAAAATATCCCGGCCGGTTTTATTATTTCTTTGGGAAAACAATTGAAACAGACG GGAGGAAGCAGGAATTACGAGACAGGCAGAAAGCCCAAGAGTTGTATTTACAAGTGAAATCAGAGGTTGAGAACTGCATTGCTTATTTGCaggaaaaaagagagagtgaTCCTTACAGAAGCCTTGTGTCTCGGCTACTCTTCCAGGCCAGACATGGCTTTACATCTGAAGTTCCTGCATTTGACCTCGATTAA
- the LOC112164092 gene encoding acyltransferase-like protein At3g26840, chloroplastic, whose protein sequence is MSCNALCLCPCLFPPSIFRHELTSSPSGRSKLTALFSINPSRTRTRRLAVSTHHTPTLTSRITGAMEDHDHRHRHVEDELVSFKHFIEQAKDLVRPDSSTSAPSPRWFSPLDCGPPLDNSPLLLFLPGIDGTGLGLIMHHKKLGKIFEVWCLHIPPKDRTPFTDLVKLIESTIRSEHHRSPNRPIYLVGESLGACLALSVAAFNPDIDLVLILASPATSFSRSQLQPILHLLQFIPDSPNLSLLHILSSMTGAMMDNLEKGIERLSPDLVAPSIAYLSVIADILPMETLAWKLQMISSASSYANSHLHAVKAQTLILSSGRDPLLPSHEEGPRLRWLLANCEICTFEDCGHFLFLEAAHDLVTVIKQLGVYRRSKERDFVSDYIPLSPSELKNVLDKHRWISTVMSPVILSTLEDGKIVRGFAGIPLEGPVVYVGYHMLLGFELFPLVTMFSEQKNIPLRGLAHPAMFMKLNQGWLPEHMFDDLKHAGAVPVSGKNFFKLLSTKSHFLLFPGGLREALHLKGEAYKLFWPERAEFVRMAARFGAKIVPFGTVGEDDFADVLFDYEDQMKIPFFKKYIDELSDKLAGKVRATSGGEVGNQALYLPGILPKFPGRFYHHFGKPIETEGRKEELRDKENAHELYLQVKSDVENCLAYLQEKRESDPYRSLVSRILYQAKNGFTAQVPTFDVD, encoded by the exons ATGTCCTGCAACGCACTTTGTCTCTGTCCCTGCCTCTTTCCTCCTTCCATTTTCCGACATGAATTGACGTCTTCACCATCAGGAAGGTCTAAGTTAACTGCCTTGTTCTCTATTAATCCATCTAGGACTAGGACTAGGAGGTTAGCCGTCTCCACACACCACACTCCAACCTTGACGTCTCGGATAACGGGAGCTATGGAGGATCATGATCATCGTCATCGACATGTAGAGGACGAGCTGGTGAGCTTCAAACATTTTATTGAGCAAGCTAAGGATCTTGTCAGACCAGACAGCAGTACTTCTGCACCGTCACCTCGCTGGTTCTCACCTTTAGACTGCGGCCCCCCATTGGACAATTCCCCCCTGCTTCTCTTTTTGCCCG GAATTGATGGCACCGGACTTGGGCTTATAATGCATCACAAGAAACTAGGAAA GATTTTCGAGGTCTGGTGCTTGCACATCCCTCCTAAAGATCGAACACCATTTACAG ACTTAGTGAAGCTAATTGAGAGCACAATTCGGTCAGAGCATCATCGCTCACCTAATAGACCAATATATCTTGTTGGAGAATCGCTTGGAGCATGCCTTGCACTATCTGTGGCAGCCTTTAACCCTGACATCGACCTTGTTCTAATTTTAGCAAGTCCAG CAACATCCTTCAGCAGGTCACAACTTCAACCCATATTACATTTACTGCAGTTCATCCCTGACTCACCCAATCTTAGCCTTCTTCATATACTCAGTTCAATGACTG GTGCAATGATGGATAATTTGGAGAAAGGAATTGAAAGGCTATCGCCGGATCTTGTTGCACCATCAATAGCTTACCTCTCT GTTATTGCTGATATCTTACCCATGGAAACACTTGCATGGAAGCTACAAATGATTAGTTCAGCTTCTTCTTATGCCAATTCACACCTCCATGCTGTGAAGGCTCAAACCCTGATACTTTCCAG CGGAAGGGATCCATTGCTACCTAGTCATGAGGAAGGTCCGAGACTACGATGGCTGCTGGCAAATTGTGAAATCTGTACTTTTGAAGACTGCGGTCATTTCCTCTTCTTG GAAGCTGCTCATGATTTGGTAACTGTCATCAAGCAGCTTGGTGTCTATCGTCGTTCAAAAGAAAGAGACTTTGTTTCAGATTACATACCACTATCACCTTCTGAATTAAAAAATGTATTGGACAAACACAG ATGGATTAGCACAGTCATGAGCCCAGTTATACTCTCAACTTTAGAAGATGGGAAGATAGTGAGGGGCTTTGCCGGGATTCCTTTAGAGGGCCCTGTAGTGTATGTTGGTTATCACATGTTACTGGGATTTGAACTCTTTCCATTGGTAACGATGTTTTCAGAACAAAAAAACATCCCTCTGAGAGGTTTAGCACATCCAGCGATGTTTATGAAATTGAATCAAGGATGGTTACCTGAGCATATGTTTGACGATCTCAAACATGCGGGGGCTGTTCCTGTCTCCGGAAAAAACTTTTTTAAGCTTCTCTCTACAAAGTCTCATTTCCTACTCTTTCCTGGTGGATTGCGGGAGGCTTTACACTTGAAG GGGGAAGCATATAAGTTATTCTGGCCGGAAAGGGCAGAGTTTGTGAGGATGGCAGCTAGATTTGGCGCGAAGATCGTACCTTTCGGTACAGTTGGAGAGGATGATTTTGCTGAC GTATTATTCGATTATGAAGACCAGATGAAAATTCCATTCTTCAAGAAATATATAGATGAATTATCGGATAAATTAGCTGGAAAAGTGAG GGCAACTTCTGGGGGGGAGGTAGGAAACCAAGCTTTATACTTGCCAGGAATTCTACCAAAATTTCCTGGCCGGTTTTATCATCATTTTGGGAAACCAATTGAAACAGAAG ggAGGAAGGAGGAATTACGAGACAAGGAAAATGCTCATGAATTGTATTTACAGGTGAAGTCAGATGTTGAGAACTGCCTTGCATATTTGCaggaaaaaagagagagtgaTCCATACAGAAGCCTTGTGTCTCGGATACTATACCAAGCCAAAAATGGCTTTACAGCTCAAGTTCCTACATTTGACGTGGATTAA